From one Nevskiales bacterium genomic stretch:
- a CDS encoding TetR family transcriptional regulator, which yields MSALAARKPTDSPTRPARPGRPARVNAQAIIRAAIEIGLEGVTLKQVADRLGVAVPTLYRHVRNRDELVRLAAFQITLARAMPQAAGLHWSELAQRYAESLFESFMAEPQLIGELLRGRLGPHAEVDVLEQFLAALAPHGFTLEEGAQLFHAIGMITIGAAAGSIGLAASTASGQSWIAEMRRTLTERDPAELPRVRRVLPALLETESIPWQHALQRLLAGIAAARGEELPAPALPRKSDRES from the coding sequence ATGAGCGCACTCGCCGCCCGCAAGCCGACCGATTCGCCGACGCGTCCGGCACGTCCGGGGCGCCCGGCGCGCGTCAATGCGCAGGCCATCATCCGTGCCGCGATCGAGATCGGCCTCGAGGGCGTCACGCTCAAGCAAGTGGCGGATCGCCTGGGCGTGGCCGTGCCCACGCTGTACCGCCACGTGCGCAATCGCGACGAACTGGTGCGCCTGGCCGCCTTCCAGATCACGCTGGCGCGCGCCATGCCGCAGGCCGCCGGCCTGCACTGGAGCGAGCTGGCGCAGCGCTATGCCGAGAGCCTGTTCGAGTCCTTCATGGCCGAGCCGCAACTGATCGGCGAGCTGCTGCGGGGGCGCCTCGGCCCGCACGCCGAAGTGGACGTGCTCGAGCAGTTCCTGGCCGCGCTCGCCCCGCACGGGTTCACGCTGGAAGAAGGCGCCCAGCTGTTCCATGCCATCGGCATGATCACGATCGGCGCTGCCGCCGGCTCGATCGGCCTGGCCGCCAGCACGGCGTCCGGCCAGTCCTGGATCGCCGAGATGCGCCGCACGCTGACCGAGCGCGACCCGGCGGAGCTGCCGCGCGTGCGCCGCGTGCTGCCGGCGCTGCTCGAAACCGAATCCATCCCCTGGCAGCACGCGCTGCAGCGCCTGCTGGCCGGTATCGCCGCGGCACGCGGTGAAGAATTGCCCGCCCCGGCCCTGCCCCGCAAAAGCGACAGGGAATCTTGA
- a CDS encoding DUF1295 domain-containing protein: MLGQVHNGLIYGILILSVLTFFGTLRKVNPYGRHMLPGQAGTWPALPAWLLFESPQWFSFALSFWWLVESPSAAQLLLFGLWQAHYVHRAILYPLRMRDRHKRFPLSGVVFGFVFNAVNGFVNGYAVAFAPHLASADWLQDPRLIVGLAIAATGWWINFRADSILINLRADGSTGYKIPYGGMFRYVSAANYFGEILLWCGWALMSYTLAGLAFALFTISNLAPRALSHHRWYLENFPDYPKDRKALIPGIL; encoded by the coding sequence ATGCTGGGACAGGTTCATAACGGATTGATTTACGGGATATTAATCCTGTCCGTGCTGACCTTCTTCGGCACCCTGCGCAAGGTCAATCCCTATGGCCGCCATATGCTGCCGGGCCAGGCCGGCACCTGGCCGGCGCTGCCGGCCTGGCTGCTGTTCGAGTCGCCGCAGTGGTTCAGCTTCGCGCTCAGCTTCTGGTGGCTGGTGGAGTCGCCGTCCGCGGCGCAGCTGCTGCTGTTCGGCCTGTGGCAGGCGCACTACGTCCACCGCGCGATCCTGTATCCGCTGCGCATGCGCGACCGGCACAAGCGCTTCCCGCTCAGCGGCGTGGTGTTCGGGTTTGTCTTCAACGCGGTCAACGGGTTCGTGAACGGCTATGCCGTAGCGTTCGCGCCGCACCTGGCGAGCGCCGACTGGCTGCAGGATCCGCGGCTGATCGTGGGCCTGGCCATCGCCGCCACCGGCTGGTGGATCAACTTCCGCGCCGACTCGATCCTCATCAACCTGCGCGCCGACGGCTCGACCGGCTACAAGATTCCCTACGGCGGGATGTTCCGTTACGTATCCGCGGCGAATTATTTCGGCGAGATCCTGCTGTGGTGCGGCTGGGCGCTGATGAGCTACACCTTGGCCGGGCTGGCCTTCGCGCTGTTCACGATCTCAAATCTCGCGCCGCGTGCGCTGTCGCACCACCGCTGGTATCTGGAGAACTTCCCCGACTATCCGAAGGACCGCAAGGCGCTCATTCCGGGGATCCTGTAG
- a CDS encoding DUF2505 domain-containing protein — MKQKLEGRYPASSDVVIKMMTDRKFYTDRLDLQGLKDYEVLDHKSDGKNFSITIKRKIGPIVVTSVETWNLARKTGSIKVELAGMPMEVSCVTSLADKGGECVLTYDWDIRSKVPLVGGKIEKQFAGENEKAIPEQTRLGIQLLKNYA, encoded by the coding sequence ATGAAGCAGAAGCTGGAAGGCCGTTACCCGGCCTCGTCCGATGTCGTCATCAAGATGATGACCGACCGGAAGTTCTACACCGATCGTCTGGATCTGCAGGGCCTCAAGGACTACGAGGTGCTGGACCACAAGTCCGACGGCAAGAACTTCAGCATCACCATCAAGCGCAAGATCGGCCCGATCGTGGTGACCTCGGTCGAGACTTGGAACCTGGCCAGGAAGACCGGCTCCATCAAGGTGGAGCTGGCCGGCATGCCGATGGAGGTGTCCTGCGTTACCTCGCTGGCCGACAAGGGCGGCGAGTGTGTGCTGACCTACGACTGGGACATCCGCTCGAAGGTCCCGCTGGTGGGGGGCAAGATCGAGAAGCAGTTCGCCGGCGAGAACGAGAAGGCCATCCCCGAGCAGACCCGGCTCGGCATCCAGCTGCTCAAGAACTATGCCTGA
- a CDS encoding cytochrome P450 has protein sequence MTAAARIEIDSRIFNPYSKDYIRNPDPVWQVLLRDYPIAWHKELGMWLVSTHELCEKMLKDNRFSPFFGHWEHAPPPKPEDQKTDFDRAYEVGFFAVSPKDHLRLRKLTMPAFSKPVMGKIDAKIRDLVLECFDAIGDAEEFDAYQAFASKIPVRAISRMVGVPTNMEEFFHEFAVNIIKATRINLSAKEREAAMQGTQAGFDYFKRLIAERRARPEGPGDDFIGSLISAQDQDDRLTDYEILSVIFALITAGSDTATDLHTFLLQALLSHPDQYALLKQKPELMENAIIESLRWASFGKMPFFRFATEDIEFAGQLIRKGQGIGINIMAAWHDPAKWENPTQLDITRKLDGNIVFGAGAHFCIGTYLVRVQGQLMLSEFMKRYPDAELADGDGRVDYEWTHHNARRINRLIIKTNRKASQKAA, from the coding sequence ATGACCGCAGCCGCCCGCATCGAGATCGACAGCCGCATCTTCAATCCCTATTCCAAGGACTACATCCGCAACCCGGACCCGGTGTGGCAGGTGCTGCTGCGCGATTACCCGATCGCCTGGCACAAGGAACTGGGTATGTGGCTGGTGAGCACGCACGAGCTGTGCGAGAAGATGCTCAAGGACAACCGCTTCTCGCCGTTCTTCGGCCACTGGGAGCATGCGCCGCCGCCCAAGCCGGAAGACCAGAAGACCGACTTCGACCGCGCCTACGAGGTGGGCTTCTTCGCGGTGTCGCCCAAGGATCACCTGCGCCTGCGCAAACTGACCATGCCGGCGTTCTCGAAACCCGTCATGGGCAAGATCGACGCCAAGATCCGCGACCTGGTGCTGGAGTGCTTCGACGCCATCGGCGACGCCGAGGAGTTCGATGCCTACCAGGCGTTCGCCAGCAAGATTCCGGTACGCGCGATCTCGCGCATGGTCGGCGTGCCGACCAATATGGAAGAGTTCTTCCACGAGTTCGCGGTCAACATCATCAAGGCCACGCGCATCAACCTGAGCGCCAAGGAGCGCGAGGCGGCGATGCAGGGCACCCAGGCCGGCTTCGACTACTTCAAGCGGCTGATCGCCGAGCGCCGCGCGCGGCCCGAAGGTCCGGGCGACGACTTCATCGGCAGCCTGATCAGCGCCCAGGACCAGGACGACCGGCTGACCGACTACGAGATCCTGTCGGTGATCTTTGCGCTGATCACGGCAGGCTCGGACACGGCCACCGACCTGCATACCTTCCTGCTGCAGGCGCTGCTCAGCCACCCCGACCAGTACGCGCTGCTCAAGCAGAAGCCCGAGCTGATGGAGAACGCCATCATCGAGTCCCTGCGCTGGGCCTCGTTCGGCAAGATGCCGTTCTTCCGATTCGCCACCGAGGACATCGAGTTCGCCGGACAGCTGATCAGGAAGGGGCAGGGTATCGGCATCAACATCATGGCCGCCTGGCACGACCCGGCGAAATGGGAAAACCCCACCCAGCTCGACATCACACGCAAGCTCGACGGCAACATCGTGTTCGGCGCCGGCGCGCATTTCTGCATCGGCACTTACCTGGTCCGTGTGCAGGGCCAGCTGATGCTGTCCGAGTTCATGAAGCGCTATCCCGACGCCGAGCTGGCCGACGGCGACGGCCGCGTGGACTACGAGTGGACCCACCACAACGCGCGCCGTATCAACCGGCTGATCATCAAGACGAATCGCAAAGCCAGCCAGAAGGCCGCGTGA
- a CDS encoding rubredoxin, with protein sequence MNRWICVICGFIYDEAAGLPEHGIAPGTRFADLPEDWTCPECGSPKSAFEPYNE encoded by the coding sequence ATGAACAGGTGGATCTGCGTCATCTGCGGCTTCATTTATGATGAAGCCGCCGGCCTGCCCGAGCACGGCATCGCGCCGGGCACGCGTTTCGCCGACCTGCCGGAGGACTGGACCTGTCCCGAGTGCGGGTCGCCGAAATCGGCCTTCGAGCCGTACAACGAATAG